The genomic segment CGTATCGCAAATGCGGAAACGGGCGAAGAGCTAACTAAGTACGAATATAAGTCTGACGTATTGTTAGATGAAGTACGTGCTGGTGGACGTATCAACTTGATTATCGGTCGTGGTTTGACTGAAAAAGCCCGTGAGTCATTGGGCCTAGGGGCTTCTGACTTGTTCCGTAAGCCAGACCAACCAGCGGACACGGGTAAAGGGTATACCCTTGCTCAAAAAATGGTAGGTAAAGCATGTGGTGTTGACGGTATTCGCCCTGGCACTTACTGTGAGCCTAAAATGACGACCGTGGGCTCACAAGATACCACTGGCCCTATGACCCGAGATGAGCTTAAAGACTTAGCATGTTTAGGTTTCTCTGCTGATTTAACCATGCAGTCATTCTGTCACACGGCGGCTTATCCTAAGCCTGTTGATATTGACACTCAGCACACCTTACCTGATTTCATTATGAACCGTGGCGGTGTTTCACTTCGCCCAGGTGACGGTATTATTCACTCTTGGTTAAACCGTATGTTGTTACCTGATACTGTCGGTACAGGTGGTGACTCACATACGCGTTTCCCTATGGGGATTTCATTCCCTGCAGGTTCTGGTTTGGTTGCTTTTGCTGCCGCAACAGGCGTTATGCCGCTTGATATGCCAGAGTCAGTATTGGTGCGCTTTAAAGGTAAAATGAAACCAGGCATCACCTTGCGTGATTTAGTTCATGCCATTCCTTTATACGGTATCAAGCAAGGTTTATTGACTGTTGCTAAGAAAGGCAAAGTAAATGCCTTCTCTGGTCGTATTCTAGAAATAGAAGGTTTGGATGACTTGACCGTTGAGCAAGCGTTTGAATTGTCTGATGCGTCAGCTGAGCGTTCAGCTGCAGGTTGTACAATCAAATTATCTGAAGCATCTATTGCTGAATACTTGAACTCTAACATCACTATGTTGCGTTGGATGATCAACGAAGGCTACGGTGATCCTCGTACGCTTGAGCGTCGTGCTCGTAAGATGGAAGAGTGGCTAGCTAACCCTGAATTAATGGAAGCAGATAAAGACGCTGAGTACGTTGAAACTATCGAGATTGACCTTGATGAAATCAACGAGCCTATCCTTTGCTGCCCGAACGATCCAGATGACGCAAAAACCTTGTCTGACGTAGCTGGCGAGAAAATTGATGAAGTATTCATCGGTTCTTGTATGACTAACATTGGTCACTTCCGTGCTGCAGGTAAATTGCTTGAGCAATACAATAAAACGTTACCAACGCGTTTGTGGATTTCTCCACCGACTAAGATGGACAAAGCGGTATTGATGGAAGAAGGCTATTACAACATCTACGGTCGCGTAGGTGTACGTACTGAAATGCCTGGTTGTTCATTGTGTATGGGTAACCAAGCACGTGTACTTGCCAATTCAACGGTATTGTCTACGTCAACGCGTAACTTCCCTAACCGTTTGGGTGATGGTGCTGATGTTTACTTGTGTTCTGCTGAGCTTGCCGCTGTTGGTGCAATTGTTGGTCGTATCCCGACTACTGCTGAATACATGGAATACGCGAATAAGATTGAATCTATGTCAGGTGACGTGTTCCGTTATTTGAACTTCGATCGTATCGAAGAGTTCAAACAAGCAGAAGAAGCAGCGAAAGAGAAGATCATCCCAGCTTTAAACATTGCTTAATCACTGATTTAACTCAATAAATTAGATGAAAATAACGTAAGCCGAACAGGTTAGTGCCTTGTTCGGCTTTTTTATTCTTTAAATCCGCATTTTTTCAATCTGCCGGATAGCTTCTATTCCTTTCTGTTTTACTGTGAAGTAGACTTTAGTCTAATAATTAAAACTAACTCATTGTTTTCAAGTTGGTTTTATTTGGTTAATTATAAAGTCCTGTGGATACTGGCTCATAGTCATCATTGAGCTAAGGTGATTTATCTAAGTAAATGGAAGGCTTATGACATTTAAATTTTTACGCTGTGTACTACTTGTCGGCTGTTTTACGCTACTCATTCAAGTTGTTAATGCGCAGGAAGCGACACAACATCAGACGCTACCAACCGTTCAGATTACGCTGCAAGATATAACTCTTGAAGTCGAATACGCCCATACCTTTGAACAACGTGCCATGGGATTAATGTATCGCAAAACGTTATGTGGACAGTGCGGGATGTTATTTAAATTTTCTGGCTCTAAAAAGGCCAGTATGTGGATGCAGAACACGTTTTTAGCATTGGATGTGGCGTTTATCACAAGCGATGGTGTTATCACCGATATCAAGCCTATGCAACCTCATGATTTAACCTCTGTTGGCGCTTCACAAGCGGTACTCTATGCATTAGAGATGAACCAAGGGTGGTTTGCTAAAAACGGTATCAAGGTAGGTGATAAAATGGTTATCAAGACGCCTTGATCACGAGTTTGGAGCGCGATATTCGTCGCGCCCATTTTTCTAAATAGTCACTATTCTAATTGACTGCTGTGCAACAGAGGGCGAATACGAGCTTGGGTGGCTTGCTCGAATCCGTAAGCAGCTTCTATCAAGACTCCCTCACTTTTCGCTTTGCCAAAGAAGCTCATATTGACCGGCATACCGCTGACCGCTCCCATAGGAACGGTAATGTGCGGGTAACCTGCTACAGCAGCGGCACCGCTTGCTGAGCCAAGGAAATGATCGCCATCGATGTGGTCAATTTTCCATGCGGGGGCGGTTGTTGGAGCAATAAGTAGATCCACCTTATATTTTGCTAGCGTGGCGTCAATTCCTTCTTTACCCGCTTTTTGTTTCGCGTTTTTTAACGCATCAAGATAACTTTGCTCGGTTAATTCAGGGGCTTGCTGAGCGCTAATAAATATTTCTTGGCCGAATATAGGCATGGTGCGCTCTTCTGCTTGTATATTTTTATCTATTGCCTCTTGCAGACTTTTGATTGGGGCGTTGCTGTTGGTCAAATAATGATTCAAGTCTGTTTTAAACTCGGCCAGTAAAATACTGTACTCGTCTTCATTCCATTCGCCTTTATTTTCAATGTTGGCATTGTCTACAACGATTGCCCCTGCTTTTTTTAGCACGCTTAATTGGTTTTCAAATATGTCGTCAAGTTGTGGGTGATAGCCCATCATATTGCGCACTACGCCAATCCGCTTGCCTTTGAGTCCGTCAATCTTTAAGTGTTCGGATAAAGACAATGGTGCAAAGCTGGCTGCGTCTTTTGGATCTAGGCCCATCATGGCTTCTAACATGATGACAGCGTCGCTTACTGAGCGTGTCATTGGGCCGGCGGTATCTTGTGAGTGAGCGATAGGAATAATCCCGCTGCGACTAACAAGGCCTAAGGTTGGTTTGATGCCTACAATACCGTTTACCGCTGCAGGGCAGGTAATCGAGCCATCTGTTTCTGTTCCCACCGCTAGTAGGGTTAAATCAGCAGCGACGGCTACCCCTGAGCCTGAACTTGAGCCGCAGGGAGAGCGAGTCGGATCATGAGGGTTTAATGTTTGTCCATGCAGGCTGCTCCACCCACTTGATGACATGGTCGAACGAAAATTCGCCCATTCCGACAAGTTCGTTTTACCTAAAATAATGGCGTCTTGCGCTGTTAATTGTTTAACGAGAAAGGCGTCTTTGTCTGGCACATGT from the Paraglaciecola mesophila genome contains:
- the acnB gene encoding bifunctional aconitate hydratase 2/2-methylisocitrate dehydratase — protein: MLEAYRKHVEERSAEGIPPKPLNAEQVAGLVELLKAPPAGEGDFLLELLSERVPPGVDEAAYVKAGFLNAIVTGEASSPLINKDAAIQLLGNMHGGYNIVTLVDALDNSELAELAAEELKHTLLMFDAFHDVEEKARAGNEFAKDVLQSWADAEWFTSRPDLPEKITYSVFKVTGETNTDDLSPAPDAWSRPDIPLHARAAYKMTRDGLTPEVHGEVGPLKQIEEIKALGHPVAFVGDVVGTGSSRKSATNSVLWFFGEDLPGVPNKRGGGVCIGGKVAPIFFNTMEDAGALVFEADVDKMNMGDVIDIFPLEGRIANAETGEELTKYEYKSDVLLDEVRAGGRINLIIGRGLTEKARESLGLGASDLFRKPDQPADTGKGYTLAQKMVGKACGVDGIRPGTYCEPKMTTVGSQDTTGPMTRDELKDLACLGFSADLTMQSFCHTAAYPKPVDIDTQHTLPDFIMNRGGVSLRPGDGIIHSWLNRMLLPDTVGTGGDSHTRFPMGISFPAGSGLVAFAAATGVMPLDMPESVLVRFKGKMKPGITLRDLVHAIPLYGIKQGLLTVAKKGKVNAFSGRILEIEGLDDLTVEQAFELSDASAERSAAGCTIKLSEASIAEYLNSNITMLRWMINEGYGDPRTLERRARKMEEWLANPELMEADKDAEYVETIEIDLDEINEPILCCPNDPDDAKTLSDVAGEKIDEVFIGSCMTNIGHFRAAGKLLEQYNKTLPTRLWISPPTKMDKAVLMEEGYYNIYGRVGVRTEMPGCSLCMGNQARVLANSTVLSTSTRNFPNRLGDGADVYLCSAELAAVGAIVGRIPTTAEYMEYANKIESMSGDVFRYLNFDRIEEFKQAEEAAKEKIIPALNIA
- a CDS encoding DUF192 domain-containing protein, coding for MTFKFLRCVLLVGCFTLLIQVVNAQEATQHQTLPTVQITLQDITLEVEYAHTFEQRAMGLMYRKTLCGQCGMLFKFSGSKKASMWMQNTFLALDVAFITSDGVITDIKPMQPHDLTSVGASQAVLYALEMNQGWFAKNGIKVGDKMVIKTP
- a CDS encoding amidase, which encodes MLRCKTINNTFTSGIVIALIAASSFATRASEAISKQLHELTLNETQTLLRENTITVAQLSNYYLQRIEKFNDNGPKLNAVVTLNQQLAEQVAALDKKLKSDAPLGKLFGAIVLLKDNIDASGMPNTAGSWLMREHVPDKDAFLVKQLTAQDAIILGKTNLSEWANFRSTMSSSGWSSLHGQTLNPHDPTRSPCGSSSGSGVAVAADLTLLAVGTETDGSITCPAAVNGIVGIKPTLGLVSRSGIIPIAHSQDTAGPMTRSVSDAVIMLEAMMGLDPKDAASFAPLSLSEHLKIDGLKGKRIGVVRNMMGYHPQLDDIFENQLSVLKKAGAIVVDNANIENKGEWNEDEYSILLAEFKTDLNHYLTNSNAPIKSLQEAIDKNIQAEERTMPIFGQEIFISAQQAPELTEQSYLDALKNAKQKAGKEGIDATLAKYKVDLLIAPTTAPAWKIDHIDGDHFLGSASGAAAVAGYPHITVPMGAVSGMPVNMSFFGKAKSEGVLIEAAYGFEQATQARIRPLLHSSQLE